From the Lolium rigidum isolate FL_2022 chromosome 2, APGP_CSIRO_Lrig_0.1, whole genome shotgun sequence genome, one window contains:
- the LOC124690801 gene encoding uncharacterized protein LOC124690801 translates to MEVSGATSYSQLPSLQIQELDHLKELVQELKEAFNRCGVPTEQCQRALELMREADDPGDGLVAGDPDEAGAEGAGDVSDGEGPPTTLPTDADYETYELCNLLNSRVESPEFLQKLDNIEKLVYQNGAVDETISWGIVSAADIWDDKSMNVSDDSEDGYVLGKQEDIVDGIACFMAAYLLLLKESKELTPNQLQDALSKTFSTKKRKGKLQKAWAGTQVIYNVASWSATAIGIYQNPAILKAATAAFWTSCRVVSKFL, encoded by the exons ATGGAAGTTTCTGGTGCG ACCAGTTACTCACAGTTGCCCAGTCTTCAGATACAAGAGCTCGACCACCTTAAGGAGCTCGTgcaggagctcaaggaagccTTCAATAG GTGCGGGGTGCCCACTGAGCAGTGTCAGCGCGCGCTCGAGCTCATGCGCGAGGCCGACGACCCCGGCGACGGGCTGGTGGCGGGGGATCCGGACGAGGCGGGGGCGGAGGGGGCCGGCGACGTCAGCGACGGGGAGGGCCCGCCCACCACGCTGCCGACCGACGCCGACTACGAGACGTACGAG CTATGTAATCTTCTCAACTCGAGGGTCGAATCACCTGAATTTCTTCAAAAGCTTGATAACATTGAGAAGTTGGTATACCAAAATGGCGCAG TAGATGAAACCATATCATGGGGTATCGTAAGCGCGGCAGATATATGGGATGACAAGAGTATGAACGTCAGTGATGATTCAGAGGATGGATATGTTCTCGGTAAGCAAGAGGATATAGTTGATGGGATTGCGTGCTTCATGGCTGCATACTTGCTGTTGCTGAAAGAAAGTAAG GAATTGACGCCCAATCAACTTCAAGATG CCCTTAGCAAGACATTTTCAACTAAAAAGAGAAAAGGGAAACTTCAGAAGGCATGGGCTGGAACACAAGTTATTTATAATGTAGCGTCATGGAGTGCGACAGCTATTGG TATCTACCAGAATCCGGCGATTCTAAAAGCGGCAACTGCAGCCTTTTGGACATCCTGCCGCGTGGTATCCAAGTTTCTGTGA